The DNA sequence CTTTAAGAGACAATCTAGAAAGTAGAAATGTGAATATACATTTAAATACAGCAGTTCAAAATGTAACTGAAAAAGATGAAAAATCAATTTTAACAATCAATGATAAAGATTATGACTATGATGGTGTGATCATTACGACACCACATCAACATTTTGTGAAATGGTTTAAAGATGACTTGTATTTAGATTATTTCAATTACATGCCTAGTACGAGTGTTGCAACTGTAGTAATGGCATTTGATAAAGAACAAGTAGTAAATGATAAAGATGGTACAGGATTCGTTATAGCTAGAACAAGTGATACAGCGATAACGGCATGTACATGGACGAATAAAAAGTGGCCACATACAACGCCAGAAGGTAAAGTCTTATTAAGAGCATATGTTGGTAAACCAGGCTCAAATATTATACGTCATAAAGATGAAGAACAACTTAAACAAGTTGCTTTAAATGATTTGAATAAAATAATGACTATAAAAGGTGAACCAGAATTTTCTATTGTGACTAAAATGCCGAATAGTATGCCTCAATATGAAGTAGGGCATATCGATCGAATTAGAGATATTCAAGAACATATAGAAAACACATATCATAATTTAATTATTACAGGTTCTTCTTTTGATGCAGTTGGATTACCAGATTGTGTGCAAATGGCTAAAGATGCAAGCGACAAAATGATAAATTACTTAAAAGATTAAGTATTTTTAATATTTTAAGGTGAAACGGGGAAGATTAAATCGACTAAATGCGATATATCTTTCCCGTTTTTCTCATTTTATATTGTTATATTCGAGGTTTTCTGAATAATTATTTTCCCTTTAGTGACAAATGTCACATAGATGTTAAAAGTTCTAATTTTTTATTAAGAAAAGTAAAGAAATAGCATTGACGTTCTTCATTTTTCTATATATAATTAAGAAGTTCTCAATTAGAGGCCCCTTGGTCAAGCGGTTAAGACACCGCCCTTTCACGGCGGTAACACGGGTTCGAGTCCCGTAGGGGTCACCATTTTTTATTAAAATAAAATTAATATTTTCTTGACATAATATTAATAAACATGTTATATTTATAAGGTAGCCAATTTACTTATTATTAACGTGGGATGGAGCAGTTCGGTAGCTCGTCGGGCTCATAACCCGAAGGTCGGTGGTTCAAATCCGCCTCCCGCAATACTTTTTTTAGTGGTCCCGTGGTGTAGCGGTTAACATGCCTGCCTGTCACGCAGGAGATCGCGGGTTCGATTCCCGTCGGGACCGCCATTTTTTAAATTTGGCTCAGTAGCTCAGTCGGTAGAGCAAAGGACTGAAAATCCTTGTGTCGGCGGTTCGATTCCGTCCTGAGCCATACTTTTTTACAAGTATGGCGATTGTGGCGAAGTGGTTAACGCATCGGATTGTGGTTCCGACATTCGTGGGTTCGATTCCCATCAGTCGCCCCATTATAGTTTTTATTAAGCGGGTGTAGTTTAGTGGTAAAACCTCAGCCTTCCAAGCTGATGTTGTCGGTTCGATTCCGATCACCCGCTCCATTATTATTCCACAGTAGCTCAGTGGTAGAGCTATCGGCTGTTAACCGATCGGTCGTAGGTTCGAGTCCTACCTGTGGAGCCATAAAGGCCCCTTGGTCAAGCGGTTAAGACACCGCCCTTTCACGG is a window from the Mammaliicoccus sp. Marseille-Q6498 genome containing:
- the hemY gene encoding protoporphyrinogen oxidase, with amino-acid sequence MAKRIAIIGAGITGLSAAHYLRKEDPNIQIDVYEQQDRVGGKIKTYRKDGYTIELGPESYLGRKTIMTELAEEIGIADDLVTNKTGQSYIYSHNKLYPIPGGSIMGIPTEIKPFLKTQLISPAAKLRAGLDYFLPVKPMNTDVSIGHFFRQRLGNEVLENLIEPLMAGIYGANIDKLSLKSTFPHFKEQEEREGSLIKGMIAQKAQNNANKKVTVKPKGQFKQFKNGLESFINTLRDNLESRNVNIHLNTAVQNVTEKDEKSILTINDKDYDYDGVIITTPHQHFVKWFKDDLYLDYFNYMPSTSVATVVMAFDKEQVVNDKDGTGFVIARTSDTAITACTWTNKKWPHTTPEGKVLLRAYVGKPGSNIIRHKDEEQLKQVALNDLNKIMTIKGEPEFSIVTKMPNSMPQYEVGHIDRIRDIQEHIENTYHNLIITGSSFDAVGLPDCVQMAKDASDKMINYLKD